From Sporosarcina sp. Te-1, the proteins below share one genomic window:
- a CDS encoding cell wall metabolism sensor histidine kinase WalK yields the protein MEVKRIAGFLTGAASLLASWSLAFWITSWIYNAMHWSPPELIRQLITSLLGMFLFGCGMYLISKIKFVQDRHEKFLSPIIQAMRMMAEGNFSIDLTHYRNQFKGREHPYTKIIDSVNHMADRLGEMEEMRQEFISNVSHEIQSPLTSISGFAHALKNENLTLEERNHYLQIIETESLRLSKLSDNLLKLTTLESDHIPVELKSYRLDHQLRRIILASEPQWAEKELEMDILLDTITITADRDLMEQVWINLLHNSIKFTPQGGTITVRAAETDDHHVAVQIRDTGIGMGEETRMHVFERFYKADQSRNRNAEGNGLGLPIVKKIVDLHKGSIQVRSEFGEGTEVTVVLH from the coding sequence ATGGAAGTAAAGCGTATAGCAGGATTTTTAACTGGTGCAGCTTCTTTGTTGGCGAGTTGGTCTCTCGCGTTCTGGATTACCTCATGGATCTATAATGCCATGCACTGGTCACCTCCTGAACTCATCAGGCAGCTCATTACCTCGTTACTAGGGATGTTCCTGTTTGGCTGCGGCATGTACTTGATATCCAAAATCAAATTCGTTCAGGATCGCCATGAAAAGTTTCTGAGTCCGATCATCCAGGCGATGCGAATGATGGCAGAAGGGAATTTCAGCATCGACCTTACCCACTATCGGAATCAATTTAAGGGGCGCGAACATCCTTACACCAAAATTATCGACAGTGTGAATCATATGGCTGACAGACTGGGGGAAATGGAGGAAATGCGGCAGGAATTCATCTCCAATGTCTCGCATGAAATCCAGTCTCCTCTTACTTCCATCAGCGGATTCGCACACGCCCTCAAGAATGAGAACCTCACCTTGGAGGAGCGGAATCACTACCTGCAAATCATTGAAACGGAAAGCCTCAGACTCTCTAAACTGAGTGATAATCTTTTGAAGCTGACGACGTTAGAGTCTGATCACATCCCTGTCGAATTAAAGTCCTATCGACTGGACCATCAGCTCCGGCGCATCATTCTTGCCAGTGAGCCTCAATGGGCCGAGAAAGAGCTGGAGATGGATATTTTACTGGATACCATAACGATTACGGCGGATCGGGACCTGATGGAACAAGTGTGGATCAATCTCCTTCACAATAGCATTAAATTCACGCCCCAAGGAGGCACCATTACAGTCAGGGCAGCGGAGACGGACGATCATCATGTAGCGGTACAGATCAGGGACACGGGCATCGGCATGGGCGAGGAGACTCGGATGCATGTATTTGAACGTTTCTACAAAGCCGATCAATCCAGAAATCGCAATGCGGAAGGCAATGGACTTGGACTCCCGATTGTCAAAAAGATAGTGGATTTGCACAAGGGCAGTATTCAGGTGCGGAGTGAGTTTGGAGAGGGGACGGAAGTCACTGTGGTTCTTCATTAA
- a CDS encoding response regulator transcription factor, with the protein MPNILIVDDDPHIRELIHVLLSKEGIVTAEATDGEQALAILESDKIDLIILDIMMPNMDGWSLCREVRTYYSEALPILMVTAKGETAQKVKGFELGTDDYLVKPFAPAELVARVKALLKRYQISLSNQIRIGDIVIDRTTFKIYFKDHDLTLPLKEFEILFKLAANVDKTFSREQLIEDIWGYDYEGDERTVDVHIKRLRQRFAVEDCPFVITTIRGLGYRLEMKS; encoded by the coding sequence ATGCCTAACATATTAATCGTAGACGACGATCCCCATATCCGTGAATTGATTCATGTCCTCCTGTCCAAGGAAGGGATCGTGACAGCGGAAGCAACAGATGGTGAACAAGCATTAGCTATACTCGAATCAGACAAAATCGATCTGATCATTCTTGACATTATGATGCCGAATATGGACGGTTGGTCATTATGCCGGGAGGTGCGAACCTATTATTCAGAGGCTTTGCCCATTCTGATGGTCACGGCTAAAGGAGAAACTGCCCAAAAGGTGAAAGGCTTTGAACTGGGGACCGACGATTACTTGGTGAAGCCGTTCGCCCCGGCCGAGCTGGTCGCCCGAGTAAAAGCGCTGCTCAAGCGGTACCAGATCAGCCTGTCCAATCAGATTAGAATCGGAGATATCGTCATTGACCGCACCACTTTCAAAATCTATTTCAAGGACCATGATTTGACCTTGCCGCTAAAGGAATTTGAAATCTTGTTCAAACTTGCCGCGAATGTGGATAAAACCTTTTCAAGGGAACAATTGATTGAAGACATTTGGGGATACGACTACGAGGGAGATGAGCGGACGGTGGACGTACATATCAAACGATTGCGGCAGCGATTCGCAGTCGAGGATTGTCCGTTCGTTATCACCACCATTCGTGGACTCGGCTATCGTTTGGAGATGAAATCGTGA
- a CDS encoding ABC transporter permease has translation MNTTSITQKSERRLRNKTSFRQSIQNSLTMAYRGLLKIKRTPEQLFDVTLQPIIFTLMFTYIFGGAISGDVQSYLPLIIPGILVQTVITGSVVTGTQLREDMDKGVFDRFKSLPIARIAPLAGALLADTIRYSIATVLTLTMGFIMGYRPEGGLGSVVIAALLVIVCAWAISWIFAFFGVIARTASSVQGISMIILFPLTFLSNAFVPADTMPNWLQWFVKINPISHLVTAVRDLANYGTVGWDMIISLIGAAVIVVIFAPITVRAYMRRT, from the coding sequence ATGAATACCACTTCCATAACCCAAAAATCCGAGCGGCGTTTGCGAAACAAGACAAGCTTTCGCCAATCGATCCAAAACTCATTAACAATGGCGTATCGAGGTTTGCTCAAAATCAAACGCACACCTGAACAATTATTCGATGTTACCTTGCAACCGATTATTTTCACCTTAATGTTCACGTATATTTTCGGGGGTGCCATTTCGGGAGATGTACAGAGTTATTTGCCTCTCATCATCCCGGGTATTCTTGTGCAGACCGTCATTACGGGCTCCGTCGTTACCGGCACCCAATTGCGTGAGGATATGGACAAGGGAGTATTCGACCGGTTCAAGTCATTGCCGATTGCACGCATTGCCCCACTGGCGGGCGCTCTCCTGGCGGATACGATTCGGTACTCGATCGCCACAGTCCTTACACTCACCATGGGCTTCATTATGGGCTATCGTCCTGAGGGCGGTTTAGGCTCGGTTGTGATCGCAGCCCTCCTCGTTATTGTTTGTGCCTGGGCCATCAGCTGGATTTTCGCCTTCTTCGGTGTCATTGCACGAACCGCATCCAGCGTGCAAGGGATTTCGATGATCATCCTATTCCCGCTGACATTCCTGTCCAATGCATTTGTTCCAGCTGATACGATGCCTAACTGGCTCCAATGGTTCGTCAAAATCAACCCGATCTCGCATCTCGTCACTGCTGTCAGAGATCTTGCCAACTACGGCACGGTAGGATGGGATATGATCATCTCGCTTATTGGAGCGGCTGTCATCGTCGTGATCTTTGCACCCATTACCGTCCGTGCCTATATGAGAAGGACATGA
- a CDS encoding ATP-binding cassette domain-containing protein, with product MNYIYNSDKMPNNGDMAVEARGLVKKFGDQRAVDGVDLNVRAGSIYGVLGPNGAGKTTTIRMLATLLKADEGSARIFGHDVVKESQIVRQLIGVTGQYASVDESLSATENLVIFSRLLGLGRTEAKQKAAQLLEEFSLTEAAKRPLKHFSGGMRRRLDLAASLIAQPPLIFLDEPTTGLDPRTRNQMWETIHRLVDSGSTVLLTTQYLQEADELADRIAVIDHGRVVAEGTVNELKASVGSSSLHVSIQNTRDIEQARRKVEEVLKVPTIVSPEGGKITAPMADADIVTDLLIVLRQSGIQLAELSVQKPTLDEVFLAITSNPSNEEAAKTSIQEGGTV from the coding sequence ATGAACTATATATATAACAGTGATAAAATGCCGAATAACGGCGATATGGCTGTTGAGGCACGAGGCCTGGTAAAGAAATTCGGCGACCAGCGCGCTGTTGATGGAGTGGATCTCAATGTACGCGCTGGTTCCATCTATGGTGTTCTCGGTCCAAACGGGGCGGGGAAAACGACAACCATTCGAATGCTGGCGACCTTGTTGAAAGCGGACGAGGGTTCGGCTCGCATCTTCGGACATGATGTGGTGAAGGAATCCCAGATTGTACGGCAATTAATCGGGGTAACGGGGCAGTATGCGTCGGTCGATGAGTCACTTAGTGCAACAGAGAATCTGGTTATCTTTTCACGGCTGCTTGGACTCGGACGGACGGAGGCGAAGCAAAAAGCGGCACAATTGCTGGAAGAGTTCAGTTTGACAGAAGCCGCAAAACGCCCGCTGAAACATTTTTCAGGAGGCATGCGACGCAGATTGGATCTTGCGGCCAGTCTCATTGCCCAGCCGCCGCTTATATTCTTGGATGAACCGACGACGGGACTTGATCCGCGCACACGCAATCAGATGTGGGAGACGATCCATCGCTTAGTTGACTCCGGCTCGACTGTCCTTTTAACGACGCAGTATCTTCAAGAAGCAGATGAATTAGCTGACCGGATTGCGGTAATCGATCATGGCCGAGTGGTTGCGGAAGGTACAGTGAATGAACTCAAGGCGTCCGTCGGATCTTCATCCTTGCACGTAAGCATTCAAAATACACGGGATATCGAACAGGCACGCCGGAAAGTGGAAGAAGTGCTCAAGGTCCCAACGATTGTATCCCCCGAAGGCGGAAAGATAACGGCTCCGATGGCAGATGCAGATATTGTCACCGACTTACTCATTGTGTTGCGCCAGTCTGGCATCCAATTAGCTGAGCTTAGTGTACAGAAACCAACGCTGGACGAGGTCTTTCTCGCGATTACCAGTAATCCATCGAATGAAGAAGCCGCCAAAACATCGATTCAAGAAGGAGGAACAGTCTGA
- a CDS encoding DinB family protein: MKSEQMKLHFDTLIEQRLKFYHTMKDKQEQVWRNPQPNKWSAAETLYHLLLMVRLFRKFSSFYIPLMLPIAKRKKKDYQLEIHDIYLEYNQKKKKPMRAPFVLNPPNSLVKEKSFDEIRRLLEEETALLLNNIKDIPEDAAGHIRYPDPIAYYPNLIQCIHLLAIHEQHHFNIVNNYTFEQS, from the coding sequence TTGAAAAGTGAACAGATGAAACTTCACTTTGACACATTAATTGAACAAAGATTGAAGTTTTACCACACGATGAAAGATAAACAAGAACAAGTGTGGCGAAACCCACAGCCCAATAAATGGTCGGCGGCTGAAACGTTATATCATTTGCTTCTAATGGTACGTTTGTTCCGCAAGTTTTCTAGTTTTTATATTCCTCTTATGCTTCCCATAGCCAAGCGTAAGAAAAAGGATTATCAGCTGGAGATACACGATATATATTTGGAATATAATCAAAAGAAGAAAAAGCCAATGAGGGCTCCGTTTGTGTTAAATCCGCCAAATTCATTAGTAAAAGAGAAAAGCTTTGATGAAATTAGACGGTTACTCGAAGAAGAAACTGCCTTGCTTTTAAATAATATAAAGGATATTCCAGAGGATGCAGCAGGCCATATTCGCTATCCAGACCCTATTGCCTATTATCCAAATTTAATTCAATGCATTCATCTACTTGCGATTCATGAACAACATCATTTTAATATAGTGAATAACTATACGTTTGAACAATCATAA
- a CDS encoding ArsA family ATPase: MRIIIYTGKGGVGKTSIAAASAHQLAAEGKRVIVLSTDAAHSLSDSFGLALTNEPTQVTDTLWAHEIDSLKETERHWGSITRWFSEFMQWAKLDDIGTEELMIFPGFEELFSLLKIKEHVESRKYDVIIVDCAPTGETLRLLSYPNLLKWWVQNIFPYERKLLKVARPIVKLTKGLDLPDDTTMDSLGQVVWELEELQKIVMDSTVTSIRMVLNPEKMVISEAKRALTHLNLYGFHTDAIIVNKVLPIEASEGYLSQWQKIHSEYEKEIEEHFRPLPILKAPLMDQEVIGKEMLVRLAEAAFSDRRCGAILYHGKVEEIKRTDTGFTLSIALPFVKKDQVKLNQRGEELTLQVGSYRRVITLPRILLNQQVQSAKFADGQLTICFIQQEEEQDGLATDREI; the protein is encoded by the coding sequence ATGCGTATTATTATTTATACCGGTAAAGGAGGAGTTGGCAAGACGAGTATTGCAGCTGCGTCTGCTCACCAACTTGCCGCAGAAGGGAAAAGGGTCATCGTTCTCAGTACGGATGCTGCCCACAGTTTGTCGGACTCATTCGGACTTGCTCTTACCAACGAGCCTACGCAAGTAACGGATACATTATGGGCGCATGAAATCGACAGCTTAAAAGAAACGGAGCGTCACTGGGGAAGCATTACCAGGTGGTTTTCAGAATTTATGCAATGGGCCAAACTCGATGATATTGGAACCGAGGAATTAATGATTTTTCCTGGATTTGAGGAATTGTTTAGTCTATTAAAAATTAAAGAACATGTGGAAAGTCGAAAATATGATGTAATCATTGTGGATTGTGCACCGACGGGAGAAACACTGCGACTGCTTAGTTATCCCAACTTGCTAAAGTGGTGGGTGCAAAATATTTTTCCATACGAGCGAAAACTATTAAAAGTCGCACGTCCGATTGTGAAACTGACAAAGGGCTTGGACTTGCCTGACGATACTACAATGGACAGCTTGGGACAGGTTGTATGGGAACTAGAAGAACTTCAAAAAATAGTGATGGATTCTACCGTTACTTCCATAAGAATGGTCCTTAACCCGGAAAAGATGGTGATCTCGGAAGCGAAGCGAGCATTAACCCACTTAAATTTATACGGCTTCCATACTGACGCGATTATTGTAAATAAAGTGCTTCCGATTGAAGCCTCCGAAGGGTACCTGTCGCAATGGCAAAAAATCCATAGCGAATACGAAAAAGAAATTGAAGAACACTTTCGGCCTTTGCCAATATTGAAAGCTCCCCTGATGGATCAAGAGGTCATAGGAAAAGAAATGCTTGTCCGGTTAGCAGAAGCAGCTTTTTCTGATAGACGATGTGGGGCGATTCTTTATCACGGCAAGGTAGAAGAAATAAAAAGAACAGACACAGGATTTACCCTATCGATTGCCCTTCCCTTTGTGAAAAAGGATCAAGTCAAGCTCAACCAGAGAGGTGAGGAACTAACATTGCAAGTTGGCAGCTATAGAAGGGTCATTACACTGCCAAGAATCTTATTGAATCAACAGGTGCAATCAGCAAAATTTGCGGACGGGCAATTGACGATTTGTTTTATCCAGCAGGAGGAAGAGCAAGATGGGCTAGCAACAGATAGAGAGATATAA
- a CDS encoding MarR family winged helix-turn-helix transcriptional regulator produces MEQLFEQFFKNGLKPLSLFPDTSHLQAHFTSSDLSALVLIKIHGQLTMSEMAKHLGAPLSTVTSISKRLVRKGSIYREKSAQDQRIIVNRLTKEGDMIAEEVLGLLKESFYKIEEALTPEELQQFFHLALKVAKALQQEPTRNRENKSKKVRSIEIE; encoded by the coding sequence ATGGAACAGTTATTCGAGCAATTTTTTAAGAATGGATTAAAACCACTCAGCCTTTTTCCGGATACCTCTCATCTTCAGGCACATTTCACCAGCTCGGACTTATCGGCACTAGTATTAATAAAGATTCATGGACAACTAACGATGTCTGAAATGGCAAAACATCTGGGTGCTCCGCTCAGTACCGTAACTAGTATATCCAAACGGCTTGTGCGAAAAGGTTCTATTTATCGAGAGAAGTCTGCGCAAGATCAACGAATCATTGTGAATCGACTTACTAAAGAGGGGGACATGATAGCAGAAGAAGTTCTCGGCCTCCTGAAAGAATCGTTTTACAAAATAGAAGAGGCACTTACGCCTGAAGAACTACAGCAATTCTTTCACTTGGCATTAAAAGTTGCGAAAGCATTACAACAAGAACCGACTCGCAATCGTGAGAATAAATCTAAAAAGGTCCGCTCAATAGAAATAGAGTAA
- a CDS encoding cell wall hydrolase has product MPRVKYRDADIDLMARMMRAEAEGEGKQGMLYVGNVIVNRAVADCLDFRDVRTIEDVIFQVQGGNYSFEAVQKGNMFYQRARDTERRLAKQNLDYWRVHPAKYSLWYFNPYAPCPATWYGQPFTGQFKNHCFYEPAAGTCASVYS; this is encoded by the coding sequence ATGCCGAGAGTGAAATATCGTGATGCGGATATTGATTTAATGGCTCGGATGATGCGAGCAGAAGCTGAGGGCGAAGGAAAACAAGGGATGTTATATGTCGGAAATGTTATTGTGAATCGTGCAGTAGCCGATTGTTTAGACTTTCGAGATGTTCGAACGATTGAGGATGTGATCTTCCAGGTGCAGGGGGGGAATTATTCGTTTGAAGCGGTTCAAAAAGGAAATATGTTTTATCAAAGAGCAAGAGATACGGAAAGAAGACTAGCCAAGCAGAATTTGGACTATTGGCGAGTTCATCCGGCGAAATATTCTCTTTGGTACTTTAATCCATATGCACCTTGCCCGGCTACATGGTACGGGCAGCCTTTTACAGGTCAGTTCAAAAATCATTGTTTTTATGAACCGGCGGCGGGCACCTGTGCGAGTGTTTACAGTTAA
- a CDS encoding GNAT family N-acetyltransferase gives MNIRILNESDAKLYQQLRLRALQVNPEAFGSTYERELKFSLETVEERVKPTTDKFVLGAFEDSDSLVGIVTFMRETNLKTSHKGNVFGMYVAPEVRGRGVGKELMVELIKRARSCEGLEQINLMVVSDNASAKRLYESLGFEVYGIERNALRFKEQYFDEDLMVLFINV, from the coding sequence ATGAATATACGTATATTAAACGAATCCGATGCCAAGCTGTACCAACAACTACGATTACGTGCATTACAAGTCAATCCGGAAGCATTCGGTTCAACGTATGAGAGAGAATTGAAATTCTCACTCGAAACTGTCGAAGAGCGAGTAAAGCCAACGACAGACAAATTTGTATTAGGGGCTTTTGAGGATAGCGATTCGCTAGTTGGGATTGTTACATTTATGCGCGAAACCAACCTGAAAACGAGTCATAAAGGGAATGTTTTTGGGATGTATGTTGCACCAGAAGTCCGAGGGCGGGGTGTCGGGAAAGAGCTTATGGTGGAACTTATAAAAAGGGCGAGGAGCTGCGAGGGTTTGGAGCAGATTAATTTAATGGTTGTATCTGATAATGCCTCTGCAAAGAGGTTATACGAGTCTTTGGGATTTGAGGTCTACGGCATTGAACGTAATGCGCTGAGATTTAAGGAGCAGTATTTTGATGAGGATTTGATGGTTTTATTTATTAACGTTTGA